The following are from one region of the Nicotiana tabacum cultivar K326 chromosome 3, ASM71507v2, whole genome shotgun sequence genome:
- the LOC142179368 gene encoding putative WRKY transcription factor 21 — translation MFFGVERGEMEEIEEANKVAIENCHRVISLLSKPRDQNQYGNLLVRETGEAVHKFKKVVTLLNSTLGHARVRKVKQFKTPLPHNILVENPSCKINDQHKHLRLLPIDSRENRVLEMGSNVKCSLTLGSPSLELSSNSRNPLNFGQQTSLPKYNYLQQQQQQQQQRRFLLQQQQLKQPAEMMYRRSNSGISLNFDSSICTPTMSSTRSFISSLSVDGSVTNLDGSSFHLIGASRSADQSSFQHKRRCSARGDEGSVKCGSSGRCHCSKKRKHRVKRSIKVPAISNKLADIPADEYSWRKYGQKPIKGSPHPRGYYKCSSMRGCPARKHVERCLEDPSMLIVTYEGEHNHPTLPSQSANA, via the exons atgttttttgggGTTGAGAGAGGTGAAATGGAGGAAATAGAAGAAGCTAACAAGGTTGCAATTGAGAATTGTCATAGAGTTATTAGTCTTTTATCTAAGCCTCGAGATCAAAATCAGTATGGAAATTTATTAGTTAGAGAAACTGGAGAAGCTGTACACAAATTCAAGAAAGTTGTCACTCTTTTGAATTCAACTTTAGGTCATGCAAGAGTGAGGAAAGTGAAACAATTTAAGACCCCTTTACCTCATAACATCCTTGTGGAAAACCCAAGTTGCAAAATTAATGATCAGCACAAACATCTTCGGTTACTTCCTATCGACTCTCGTGAAAATCGAGTCCTAGAGATGGGTTCTAATGTGAAATGCAGTTTAACTTTGGGAAGCCCTTCACTAGAATTAAGTTCAAATAGTAGAAATCCCCTTAATTTTGGCCAACAGACGTCTTTGCCGAAATATAACTATCttcaacagcagcaacaacaacaacaacaacgacggtTTTTACTTCAGCAGCAGCAATTGAAACAGCCGGCGGAGATGATGTACAGGCGCAGCAATAGTGGCATTAGTCTTAATTTTGATAGCTCGATATGCACTCCGACCATGTCTTCGACTAGGTCGTTTATTTCCTCATTGAGTGTGGACGGTAGCGTTACTAATTTGGATGGTAGTAGCTTTCATTTAATTGGTGCTTCTCGCTCTGCGGATCAGAGCTCTTTCCAACATAAGAGAAGGTGCTCAGCAAGGGGAGACGAGGGAAGCGTGAAATGTGGAAGCAGTGGGAGGTGTCATTGTTCAAAGAAAAG GAAACACAGGGTAAAGAGATCAATTAAGGTTCCTGCTATAAGTAACAAGCTAGCCGATATTCCTGCCGATGAATATTCTTGGAGAAAGTATGGACAGAAACCGATCAAAGGTTCTCCGCACCCTAG GGGATACTATAAATGCAGTAGCATGAGAGGATGTCCTGCAAGGAAACATGTGGAGAGATGCTTGGAAGACCCTTCAATGCTTATCGTAACATATGAAGGTGAACATAATCATCCCACATTGCCATCGCAATCGGCTAATGCATGA
- the LOC142179369 gene encoding E3 ubiquitin protein ligase DRIP2-like, whose protein sequence is MSNQAVKVRRDTIVACLTCPLCHRLFRDATTISECLHTFCRNCIYKKLSDEELECCPICNTDLGCAPLEKLRPDHNLEDVRAKIFPYKRRKVKAPEIVPLVALPVRRKERSLSSLVVSTPRVSTQTGMRGKRSKSSARKVLLGSTFPVERPIKNEEDSGEEPDSSSSPETLKRFAQNKRQNYSNTEHSSHPTMDKETDNGTEQWEGKVNLWNPLNCLVEVANKNKCSTFTSQGSIGKSGSPHCHENEGQFRKTKVKNHGQKLKVQDDKNEYGPAPPESERPTKLRKIRRKTSTFGEFNISAQTVLDSISFKCSRRTNPIWFSLVASEDQEGDTPLPQISASYLRIKDGNIPVSFIQKYLTRKLDLSSEDEVEIRYMGQLVVPTLQLSNLVDMWLQTTVSEIAPAIVGSSAKDFVMVLAYARKVPSLMSS, encoded by the exons TTTGCAGGAATTGCATCTATAAGAAGCTCTCTGATGAAGAATTGGAATGCTGTCCAATATGCAACACCGACTTAGGATGTGCCCCATTAGAGAAATTGAG GCCAGATCATAACCTAGAAGATGTAAGAGCAAAGATATTCCCTTATAAGAGGCGAAAGGTGAAAGCGCCTGAAATTGTGCCTTTGGTTGCATTGCCAGTTAGGAGGAAAGAGAGATCACTTTCATCACTGGTGGTCAGCACTCCTAGAGTATCCACACAAACTGGAATGAGAGGAAAAAGATCAAAATCGTCAGCAAGAAAAGTATTACTGGGCTCCACCTTTCCTGTTGAAAGACCAATTAAAAATGAGGAAGATTCTGGGGAAGAACCGGATAGCTCTAGCTCACCTGAGACTTTGAAAAGGTTTGCTCAGAATAAAAGGCAG AATTATTCCAACACCGAGCATTCTAGCCATCCCACAATGGACAAAGAAACAGACAATGGCACGGAGCAATGGGAAGGCAAAGTTAATTTATGGAACCCTTTGAATTGTTTGGTGGAAGTAGCAAACAAGAACAAGTGTTCAACATTTACTTCTCAGGGTTCTATTGGCAAATCAGGAAGTCCGCATTGCCATGAAAATGAGGGTCAATTCCGGAAAACTAAAGTCAAAAACCATGGACAGAAATTGAAAGTCCAAGATGACAAGAACGAATATGGTCCTGCTCCTCCAGAATCTGAAAGACCTACGAAGTTGCGAAAAATTCGCCGAAAGACGTCAACTTTTGGAGAATTTAATATATCAGCACAAACTGTGCTGGATTCAATCAGTTTTAAATGTTCCAGGAGGACTAATCCAATTTGGTTCTCATTAGTGGCCTCTGAAGACCA GGAGGGAGATACACCCTTGCCCCAGATTTCTGCAAGTTACTTGAGAATAAA GGATGGCAATATTCCAGTTTCATTTATCCAAAAATACTTGACGAGGAAGTTGGATCTTTCTAGCGAAGATGag GTTGAGATTAGATACATGGGGCAGTTGGTAGTTCCCACTCTCCAACTGAGTAATTTGGTTGATATGTGGCTACAAACTACTGTTTCAGAAATAGCTCCAGCAATAGTTGGTTCATCAGCTAAGGATTTTGTGATGGTGTTGGCGTATGCTCGCAAGGTTCCAAGCCTTATGTCTTCTTGA